The genomic DNA TTTCTAAGGCCCTTTTTACTTCTTCTGGATTGGAGCGTATCATTTTAATATCAAGCATCCCATTAACCTCCTATTCGCATAATTCAAAATAAAAAAATCCCCTACCCCTAGGGGCGAGGATTATCCCGCGGTGCCACCCTTGTTATCGCTCGATTTTTATAACGGAATTTGCCGTCACCTTCTACCAGCCAGAGTTGGCTTTGGCCTTCGAAGGCGCTGCTTCGGGGCGGAACTCCGACTACTTCTCTGCCGGCTCGCACCTACCGCCGGCTCTCTGAAAGAGACCGTAGCACGGCTTTCCCCTGCATCGCATTTTTACGATGTCCACTTTTCGCTAATTATTATATCAAACTTTGCAGAAAAATCAACTTTTACAGTTTCTAAGCCGAACTTCCGTATCACAATATGCCTAGAGTCAAGAATCTCCTATTTAAGTGTCTAAAGCTTTAGTTTCATGCTTTTTTATAGTATAATAACAGATGATAGCAGTAAAATTTTTTTGTGGAGTGAGTACGTATGAACAAATCCATAAAATTGCTGGCATTTATGGGTCTTTTTATGGCATTGCTGGTAGTAGCAACAGTAGTAGTGAGCTTTCCTGTCCCAACTTTTAATCTGTATTTCAATTTGGGAGAATCAGTAATATATCTCGTAGCATTAGTTTTCGGCGCAATACCTGCTGCAGTAATAGGAAGCGTAGGCTCTGCCCTGTCCGATTTGCTCAAAGGCTATCCGATGTGGGCTCCAATTACGTTTTTTATAAAGGGAATTGAAGGTTTCATGGTGGGATACTTCTCTTCTAAGTTTAGCCCCGTTACCGGTGTAGTTTTAGGAGCCGTTTTCATGATGGCCGGCTATGCAATAGCGGCTTGGAAGCTTTACGGGCCTGGTGCTGTCCCAGTAGAACTTGCGGGTGACTTTTTCCAGGTATCGGTTGGAGCAATCGTTGCTTTGCTACTTTATAAGAGGATGAAGAATTTTCTTCTCAAAGATAATTAAAATATTATGATTATATAGGAGTTGTAAATATGAAAACAGGTAAAGTGCCCCCTGAAATTCTTAAAAAAAGCGTATATACTTTTCTTGGTGTGAAAAGAAGCGAAGTAATTGTCCACTCCGGCTTTGGAGAAGATTGCTGTGTCATTGATTTTGGAGACCACGTTGCAGTGGCCTCTTCAGACCCCATAACGGGTGCAGATACAGAAGGAGGCTATTTTTCGGTTTTTGTCGCCTGCAATGACGTAGCGGCATGCGGAGCAAAGCCCATAGGAATTCTTATAACGCTGCTTCTCCCCGAAGGAAGCAGTGAAAGTATGCTCCTTAAAATCATGGAGAGCATCGACAGGGCATGTAGAGAAATAGGGATAGAAGTTCTAGGAGGCCACACGGAAGTTACTCCGGCTGT from Caldanaerovirga acetigignens includes the following:
- a CDS encoding ECF transporter S component, translated to MNKSIKLLAFMGLFMALLVVATVVVSFPVPTFNLYFNLGESVIYLVALVFGAIPAAVIGSVGSALSDLLKGYPMWAPITFFIKGIEGFMVGYFSSKFSPVTGVVLGAVFMMAGYAIAAWKLYGPGAVPVELAGDFFQVSVGAIVALLLYKRMKNFLLKDN